In Bradysia coprophila strain Holo2 unplaced genomic scaffold, BU_Bcop_v1 contig_350, whole genome shotgun sequence, a genomic segment contains:
- the LOC119080530 gene encoding 39S ribosomal protein L21, mitochondrial → MLSSKIWNAGLRSPMNQLINSFRSVHLQANSSVSEANKTQTALQTNESVFEKVNNQIAQQNEGRLFAVVHLAGKQFKITTGDIILVEGYWPPNIGDKIRLDKVLVAGGNDFSLIGRPLVQPGLVDVQATVIEKTLTHTKVHFKKKRRKQYVRFNFQRQQNTMMMINSINITGRVNENVRNENPNRIF, encoded by the exons atgTTGTCGAGTAAAATTTGGAATGCTGGGCTTCGCTCGCCGATGAACCAGTTGAtaa ACTCTTTTCGCTCAGTACATCTACAGGCGAACAGTTCTGTAAGTGAAGCAAATAAGACTCAAACTGCACTGCAAACCAACGAAAGTGTCTTCGAAAAGGTAAACAACCAAATAGCCCAACAGAACGAAGGTCGCCTGTTTGCCGTTGTGCATTTAGCTGGTAAACAGTTCAAAATCACAACCGGTGACATTATCTTGGTGGAGGGTTACTGGCCGCCAAACATCGGTGACAAAATTCGTTTGGACAAG GTACTCGTAGCCGGTGGAAATGACTTTTCCTTAATTGGACGACCACTTGTGCAACCGGGATTGGTGGATGTGCAGGCAACAGTAATCGAAAAGACTTTGACACACACAAAAGTACATTTCAAAAAGAAGCGAAGGAAGCAGTATGTTCGATTCAATTTCCAGCGACAACAAAATACCATGATGATGATCAATTCGATAAATATCACCGGACGTGTGAATGAAAATGTCCGGAATGAGAATCcaaatcgaatattttaa